In Oryzias latipes chromosome 15, ASM223467v1, the sequence CGTTTGAtcgcttttttttaatatagttaAAGATATGAAAAACTTACCTCCGTTTGCTGGTTCGCCATGACTGCTTCTCAGTTGGCGCTCTTGCACGGTGGAGGCTGACGTAAGACTCGGTGTCATTCGGTAGCCAATGCGCTTCTGGTTgtcagggatgtcccgcctcccctccacTTGACTGACGTGTCGCTGattttacgtgtcgacaggttttagaatcaaaaccgcaaaaaataaaagcgcaactcaaaaaataaaagcgcgactcaaaaagacaattccaaaataaaactgcaactcaaaaggACGATTTCAGAATGGcaagaaaacaaatcggcagctgagaaataggattgtgctttgggttatagcttttggttgcaaattgtgggttaaTCTGAGCCTTTTTAAACAATCTCAaaagaattttcataaaaatatccaatgtacatatttacattttcgttttatgttaacatttatttttatacatcttaacaataatcctggtcttctagagtcatatgtgtcacagttggagctgaaaggaaagcagagatttgtcctcgcagacggacgccactttacctgtcctactggttcctgctgtggctcaacatctgtggctcccagcagtcccctttgctgatgcacagattgtgcagaactgaactgcaggcaatgattttcattgcaaaggttggttttacttccagtgctcccagaaatattgctctcctcctcatcttcataatgccaaatgctctctccaccacagagcatgCCATGgcgtggtgctggttgtaacgggcctcaaccacattcctcatgggttcaatgtagggtgtcagcagcgtgatgggatgaagaatgcagggatacccaccatcacccaaaaggatccttcaggtgggtaatgttttatttacataaatcgggcttttacgtagaacctgtgaactgtggactgatccttgattcccaacaaaaatatctctaaatttggcattagtcacgtacagcctgcagttgaatggaataaaaaagcttcctgttaaaataacaagctgcattttcttttagggcctttattcttaactgccagccatcaatgctccgtacgaccttttggaaggtggaagaccaagcgagctgctaaaaaaccagaggtgactaatggcagttcattcccactggaagctgggtgaccctgctcatcagctggaggatgcggtctgccgtcctgtggacaacgtcGCTCGcagtggaccgtggcatgtcaaaggccctGGTTAACACaccgtaagatgtgccacacgccagccagaaaagaaacaccaggacctcagtctcctgtacacccccccagagtgtgaggaacccgaagctgctccaccagatgctcaatggtcctgcgggtcaaccgatctgcgggtctgccggtctggtcttgtgtcggactgaccatcagcgtgaagggccacgacagacacctttatgttggcaaagcagtagagacgtggaagaccctgtaaaatagaaaaataattatttcattaagaaaattaaatctgatttttttgaatgtttcattttattctgatgtcttacattttagtttatgacgtattaataaatgctggaaaatctcgtgttttttttttgcctgggtttttggatttttatataaatatttaaaaattaaagtatttttgtttaaaacaagtgatatggtttgactctgaataaaaaatactaaactttgatctcacaagtgtttcatgtagttagacTATAAAGTTCATAGtccagtgttgaaaaataatgttaaaaagtcttacccagcagactgtgtaaccttgagcacaattagtaacaaatgcttaaattgaactaataaaaaaactttaagtttaactcacaagttgttcatgtctggtcaggggcatccagaggaaatcttctgagacgtctgcttctcctccttgctgtcctgtgatgctgcatatctgctcgtttttggtttgatctcacgaaaaacgtttgaattattgccaggaaaacggacagattcatatataaagctattttcagtaaggtagaagataaaactacagaaaaaaaatgcctcctcgcaagagcccgtaaatcgttcagcggcacaaaaaaaaatattgccatggactaatgacttgagggtttatttatcaacaaatacataaaatctacaCCAATGTCTTTGTTatcttattatttataaatcagccacgttttccatgatcagaacacagcagattcataaatattcttcataaaatgtttatatttattatatttttactctgacgggaaacgggttacgtgttacgtgccacagtcttttaaatatgcagttgttaaacctcttctgaaaaagcccagtttggatcctagcatcttggccaactattgaccgatatcaaacctgccctttatttctaaaatcctagaaagagttgtagttaagcagctttactgccacctacaggacaacagccactttgaagactttcagtcggggtttagacctcaccacagtacggaaactgcactagttagagtctctaatgacttgttattggcctcagaaaagggactactttctattctggtcctgttggacctcagtgcagcctttgacactatcgaccacggtattttactccatagattagagcaggacatagggatcagaggatctgctctccagtggtttaaatcctatctgtccgataggtatcagttcgttaatgtaaatggccattcctctcagtgcactcgagtcaactatggagtcccacagggctcagtcttgggacccatcctgtttacgctttatatgctacccctaggaaacataatcaggaaacacagcattaattttcattgttatgcagatgatacgcagttgtatttatccatgaagcctgaccagaatgaccagattgagaaactgaacgcctgcatcagagacatcaagacctggatgataattaattacctcctcttgaacccagaaaaaactgaggtcattatactaggtcctaaaaacctcagagatactctgtctgctcagatagtctccctggatggcataagtatagcccccaattccacagttagaaaccttggggttttacttgaccaggatttatcatttaaggctcacatatctcaggcgtgcagaactgccttttttcacctgcggaatattgctaagaccagaaatatactttctaagagtgatgctgaaaaactcatccatgcatttgttacgttgaggctggattactgtaactccttgttagcagcgtgtcctaagagttccttaagaagtctccagcttgttcagaacgcagcagcaagattgttagcaggaattagcagaagagatcacatcactcctgtgttagtttcgctccattggctcccagttgattccagaatcaagttcaagatcctcctgttaacctataaggccttacatggaatggccccgtcctatattaaggacctcatagtcccttaccatccaatgagaacatttcgctcgcaaaatgcaggactgcttgtggttcctagaattagtaaaagtacggttggaggtagagcgtttagccaccaagcccctgttttatggaataagctcccagctcatgtaagagaggccgactcagtttctacattcaaagctagactgaaaacattcctctttggacaggcttattgtcagactagttagtattcagagattatttaacttaatgttaatttgtttaaattaaaattaataataactatttcttttaaaaggctggtagaagttgaagctggggtaactatggtgcactggggttctgtcctcttttcttttctacttctacgcttcctctcctctattcttgatcataattcatcatttagttctccatgcctctgtttggtacagtgcgattcatgtatcgtccctcttttcctctcccctcctggggagtgggagtgcttccagactccagttggctcatccgtgctcctgttcatgaccgtttaccttgcctttgctcctgctcctacacctggctgtggatcctgtctccggctcatctctggctcgtctctgctctgtacctgaccgagtacctcgcctctgctcctgctcctacacctggctgtggttcctgtctccggctcgactcgcgcctttgactgtccccccaaccacggctggatgaagctcgtctgctggacttttatatatgtagttgtagatttagataagttaattcttctctaagatttttggtaaatcgcctgtccgtcctgggggaggatccctccttcatgtgggcacccctgaggtttcttcgttttttccggaatccgttttttttgggagtttgtccttaccgcgaaggggggtctaagggcagggatgccagtatagcttagtcagtttgttagttcattttagtatttttctattgaactctttgtattcgtgatccttttgatttcatgtttgacttcgaagcccatcgagacgactgttgttgtgattttgggctatacaaataaaattgaattgaattgaattgacaaatgggtgtcattctcggcgttaaatagaagtagttcccctccagaccaggtggtggcggtaatgtgCCACCTTGTTTTTGTGCCAAGCGCCATTTGAAAACAAccgaaagagaaaactagtgagcacgggtgtccgaattgctttgtaaattcagagaactatatagagccgcactatatagggttttagtagttaggggttagggcggtaattcggacacagccatggactttggactttgtgtcggttctgttcgtaggggtttctgctgttttctacCATTCTGGCCAgtttctctcagagtaaaacccagaaggagcagcaaagcagctaaaataaaactgagtttagtatttattcatgtcagtcactttttaagatttatatctgaactattgttttattttagtcaaaaatgtttgaaatattaacagaaaatagcattttttaagACTAATATTTTAACTTTGGACAAACGCTTACAAGTTCTAAAACAAATGATAAAGGTCAAAAAATGCTTGTTATATATATTGATTTTACTAtggtgagccatcattcttttgcttattGCTGTTCATCTGATCCCAAACGTGTGCAGCATAAAACATGTGCTGTAAATCTTGTTTTAACAGAAAATCACACTTCAATAATTTGCTTTGCAtgattcacagatcacacacaggcctgttgatttaatatcagcagataaactttagtttcaggagatcctcagacataaattcaaaaatctgacttaaaactgaacaaatgctaaaaaaatatgaattgttaaaattatatttaaaaaaattaaaactttatcCAAAACAAGAATGAgggtaaaaagagctggttcaGCCTCCGAGCCTCGGCAGCAGAACCCATGTTAGATTCATCTGGcaattggttagaatctggaccaatcagcagctgtttgatggcagcttggtcacgtcaaaccgaaactCAAAGACGTGAAAAAAGAGAGACGACAACGCATGCcaatttctttttggcgataCCAGTGGCAGTCATGACGCTGAGtcgcgctcaaagtagtcagcaaaaaTCAAAGACCAAAGCGAGATTTTACAATGCacgcaaaaatgtttttgaaaaagaaaaaagaatttgagcaaaaatcaCTCCATACAAAAGAGTTTAGGGCCCAAAATTTGAGGTTCAAAGTTGTACATTTCCAAGATTAAAGTtgaagtgagcatacagtgcAGCTAGTGAGTACCGTGCAGAAGATGGTATAGACACAATTGAAGTAACCTGGATGTTTTACAAATTTTTAGAAGCCCCTTTGATCAATtaattttttagccaaaaagacTTAAACGACAGTCTCTTCAGAAATTCGCCTCCAGGTTTTGGGCTGGACTACGGGTGCCGAGAAAGCCGGTCCCCATTTTTTTGGCGACTGTTCctctacagaaaaaaaggtaaatccAAGTTTCCAGATCTGTTTTTATTAGGTCAACCAAACTTAAGCATCCAAGTTCTGAATGTGCTCATGATGTCCATGTTGATGAGCCTCAAGATCTCTGGGGATGACCATGGAAGACcttctgctgaagctgctgctgttgaggACCTTGGTCTTCAGAAACATGCTCCTTCAAGTAGTGGATGGATTGGTAGTAGTCTTTGCCCTTCTCATGGTTCTGGCTGAAGGTGGTGTAGGTGCCAGGAGGGTACAGACCATACAGGAGCCTGTAGTCAAAGCCAGGATAAGGAGAACCCCAGAAGCCATCAAGTCCTTGGCCTGGAACAAGCACGCTGGTGAAAGCAGCTCCAGGCTGCGCCGCCTCAGCCGGGTAACCAAACTCTTCCGTCTGCTGCTGGTAGTTGCCAAGTTCAGCTTCCTTCACAATATTGGAAGTCTCTCCGGACTGGAGGACAGGGCCAGCTGGAGGGGCAGGGACTGGTGGCAGGAAGTCACTGGAGCCCACAGCCTGGGCATCAGCTGCTGCTTGCTCAGAGAAAGATGGAGGAGCAACAGCCCACTGGGTTTCTGGACAAACAAGACACTTGTCAGAAAGGGGAGGATTCATGGAGAACAACATTCACAGCAGCTTTTCAGAGGAGTCACCTGGCAGAGCAGCTTGAGCAGGTCCTGGCTGTGTGGAACCAGCTCCTTcatgcagcacaaacacaggGGAAGCAGAGCCAACCATTGCTGGGCCCGTCTGAACAAACTGGGAGAAACCAGGAGCCTGCACAGGGACCTGAACTGCCTCAGAGActcctgctgcaggaacaccGGAAAACACAGGAACAGTAGATCCTGTCTGAACAGCCACAGGGTATCCTGCCACAGCAGAGCTCAAGCTGCTGCCTGATGGAACCATGGGAACAAACTGAGGGACACCAGGATTCTGCACAAACACTGGAACTGGCTGAGAGACGCCGCTTGAATGAGAGCTGTAATGCACAGGAGCAGAGCGGCTCAtctgagctcctctgtgggAAGCAAAGTTAGTTGCTGCTTTTTGGTCACCACTGCTCTGATCTGTGGATTTGGAGCCTGaaagcagatagagaacaagtTCTGAAGAAAAGAAAGCACACCATCTGTTGATGTGTCAGCAAAATGGAATGAAAGATCACCTTTGGCAGGAAAACCACATGATGGAACAACCAGaagaacaaaaagggaaaacctaaaaatatttacaaaacgaaaaacattagaaaattcTTCTAGGATGAACTGCCTTCAAAAGAGCCTCATCTCCTACCCCAGGAAAACCCTTGCTGTCTCCATCATGAAGGCCACAGTGCAGAAAGGTTCATAGGTGAAGGTTTATCAATGTTAGCAAAGACCAGTCCTGACCAATCAGAGTTTAACGGGTTAACAATAGACAGCTGCTGGACACAATCTTTCAAGAATAGTCAGAAAGTTTATGTGTATTTGTGCATTTATTGTAACTTTGCAAGTAAAACAAGTTGCCCCAGTAAAATAAAAGGACATCTGTTTTATACAGTTGCCAGTCTAAGATTACGCATAAGcagaaaacatgacaaaataacaaataaccCCTCCTTTTAAGGATTTTATATTGAACTTCTATTTTTTACCTCGTCAACAAACAAGTTTAGATCTTTAAAACAGCTCTAATAATGTAACAAGGATCATCTCATCTGGTTGCAATCCACATGCTTAGCCATTcatgcagttaaatgacattatatttttactttattttgttattgtgttttttttctttaaataaagtctATGTAATACATATTCGATTCCTGACTGCTGTCACTttataaatgaaatctttcatcAGATACTTGTTTTCATGGACCAAATGTTTTTGAGGCATCTGTTTTCTGTCAGTCCCTGAAATCTCAGTCAATGATCAGCAGCTTCACCGAGGCAGCTCTATTATCCACtagaaaccattttttttggtcaaatatttctaataaaaaacactgaagcgaaaagttttgttgtaaaaaacagATGTATGAGGCTCTTATTTTGAACCTGAAAAGGAGATTTTACTGATCTGAAAAGGATGGATGAACcacaggatgtttttttttgacagtgGAAGGCACTGCCAAAAAGGCATGCACAAAGAGAACATGTGAATTGCACGTGTTTGACCAGAACGCGTACCACTCTGGGGCAGAAAGTGGGTCAAGGTCAGAAACACAACCTGGAGCTGCAGGCAGCTTATGTGTTTGAGACCCGTGAGCCATTTGTTGTCATGCCTTAATGTGTGCCTCCCCACCCTATCAATGAAATGCTCATTGTGATAACCTTCTTTGCTTGAATGGTTCCCATAGTAACCCTATGGTGAAGTAATCTGCGCTCTTCCATGGATGGAAAAGAGAGCATATATTAACTCAGTTTGAACTCTGTGGTGACCTTGAAGAGTGAGGGTCAGAAATGAGCGATGCCATCATCCTGTGTTGAGGCCGCATTAGACATCCTAACGGGGCCACCCCTGATGCAGATGCCACCACCCAGCAATCTGAGTCACTGTCTGGATTTGAGACGCCCCCCTGCAAAACTGTGCCAGACATGCCAGAAAGGGTCTCACTCTGATCACTGAAGGTCACTGTCTGAATTCTTCTTTATAGAAAGTCCAATGAAGGTGATATCGAAGAAATAGAAAATTATTCTGTCTAAATCATGCCGATTGCagtgttgaaaaaataaagtgctttttaaaaataaataaatcattatttGACTCAAAAGTTTTACATCTTAAAGTAGATATGGGTGTGTTTttacaaggggggggggggggggggggggggggggcaaagcaCCGAACCACACAAAGCTTAAAATGATTTGTTAGAAATTCATGCAAGGTTTTCTCACCTTGGACATAATTATTGTGAAAatctttttcaataaatgaaTACTAAACCGCATTCATAGACTGTTAAATTGGTTTTTAAGGTGATCAAAtgcatctttttactttttaatcaaTTGGACTACCACCAACTTAAAACGGTTATTTTCATCATTCGTTGATGTATAATTTGGAAAGCAAATCAAGAAACTTTTTAGAATTTATTCAGATTTACTGAAATGTGTCTCAGAATCAAATGTGTTTCCCCTTTTTTCTGCGAGGTAAGAAGTAGCCATCAATGTAAAGTGATCTTGTTCATAATCATACTGATTGcagttttacaaaaatgaaGATGCTATATTATAATGTTATTTACTTTGTGCAAACAATTTTTCAGCCACCTCAATGtacatttgaaatgtgtttcTATAAATAACCACAAGAGGCCGATAAAACACTGATGTAATTATCAaggaaggctttttttttaaaataaaaagatttagaCAAAACacctaacatttgttttatagcctatctttaattaaataaattattggatggtttttcattttgctaAGTGATTAGTTTTTCTGGAGcactgaaggctttcagagacTGTTTAGGTCTGAACAGGTCTCTGTTTA encodes:
- the LOC101159838 gene encoding uncharacterized protein LOC101159838; translation: MMETARVFLGFSLFVLLVVPSCGFPAKGSKSTDQSSGDQKAATNFASHRGAQMSRSAPVHYSSHSSGVSQPVPVFVQNPGVPQFVPMVPSGSSLSSAVAGYPVAVQTGSTVPVFSGVPAAGVSEAVQVPVQAPGFSQFVQTGPAMVGSASPVFVLHEGAGSTQPGPAQAALPETQWAVAPPSFSEQAAADAQAVGSSDFLPPVPAPPAGPVLQSGETSNIVKEAELGNYQQQTEEFGYPAEAAQPGAAFTSVLVPGQGLDGFWGSPYPGFDYRLLYGLYPPGTYTTFSQNHEKGKDYYQSIHYLKEHVSEDQGPQQQQLQQKVFHGHPQRS